Below is a genomic region from Camelus dromedarius isolate mCamDro1 chromosome 25, mCamDro1.pat, whole genome shotgun sequence.
TCTCCCTCTGCtagactctcagctctttgaagACAGGGACAGCCTGTGTCCCCGCAGGTGCTTGGCACTCAATGGTTGTGGAGTAAGTGGTTATTCATCTTTAAATTCCCAACACCCAGAGTGGTGCTGGCAGGTGCTCGATAAATGTTCATGGGATGAACGTCGTTGAGTATGAGCTCCTGTGTATTGAGCTGGTGGTGTGGGTACAGGAAGCCGGTGCGGGTACAGACGCCGGCAGGGCTGCAGGCCCGTAGGGGAACCGGCTGGCAGAGTGTGCAGGAGTGCTGGGGAGTCACCGGATTATCTTCTCCCCACTTGTGTTTCCTCTCTGCAGGCATGGGTTGGAACTGGAGTCTCTCCCCAGACCTGACTGCAGCCAGCATCATGCAGTTACTCACTGCTCTTCACTCACCTGTTGATGCCTCCCAGAAAAAAACGCTGCCAGACGGCCCAGAAACCCCAGCTGCTATTCCACCAACAACCACTAGAGGGCCCCAGACACCGCCAAGGATCTCCCCAGCTTCCTGTCACCCACGCTAGACAGGTGCCCAGCAAGCCCATTGACCACACCATCGTCACTTCCTGGGTAGGCCATGGGAGTCTTACAGTGACTTTTACTTTCTTAGGGTTCTCAGTGCTGACTCTGCCCAGCAAACCAGGGCTTCCAGAGAACAAGGAGACTCCTGGGGGCGGAGACAAGGAGACAGTGTCCTCTTTCTGCCTGTCCTCGGTCATCTTCTCTGGCTTATCTTTTTCCCTAAGTTCAAACTGAGGTGTGGGTTGCTTGGAATTGGAGTCTCTCTCCCCCGCTGTCCCCTGAAAGAGCTGAGCACGAAGTCTTCACTCCCCAGTAGCTGGGTGAGAAAGCCAGATAAATGGCTCAACGAGTCAAAAATGAGCTTGTTCCCAGAGCTTCATGTGTGAGGTGGGGTATTTAGCTAAGTCTTCTCTTTACTGCTTAGTGGATAGAATATGGAAGGAAAGTCCTCAGAAATGGTGTGTGTTATATTCTGACAGTTGAAAAGCCCTGGGAAGAGAACACAGCTCCTGTATGTCAGGGAAGTAGTGTAGCGAAGGAGCCAGACAGAAGCCTATGCCCTGCCTCAGAGAgctctgccaggtgctgggggcgACGGTGGCCAGGACAGCCGGGCCCTGCCGTCAGCGTCCAGAGCGAGACGCTTAGCTGTCCTGCAGCCGTGTGATGAAGTGACAGAGGCGTTGTCCCCTTTCTTGCACACGAGGAAACTGAAAGCCAGGGAGatggagtgacttgcccaaagctcATACCCCTTTCCGCCTTCATCCAGTTAGACAGCTTATCTCAGGCCCATTCCTGTAGCGGGCTCCTGCTTGGGATCCTGGCCATTGGACGCAGTTTCCTTCGGTTTGGATGTGGCTCTCCCTCACCTTTTCTCACTCCCAATCCTTAGGTATCACCTCAGTTTGATACAACAGCAGAAAGCTGGTTCCCAGCCAACCATAAACGTCATCTCCGAGCCCAGGCCAGGCATTCAAGTCGGAAATCTGCCACCTGCAAGTTTCCACGTCTAACATTTGAGAGTCCACCGTCTTCCTCCAGGTCAGCCACACCCGGGACCCCCTTAATCAGGGGCTGCCCCAACCAACCAGAAAAGGACATTGCCAGAAGGGCCTTAGTTCCCATGCTCAGTCCCCAAAGCTGCGGGGAGCTGTCAGCACCTGCACTTCAAAACCTACCTTACGTGTTCACCCCACCTGATATCCAGACCCCAGAGTCGTCCATGAGGGGAGGGCTCGTGCCCCCAGAGCAGAGGGGAAACAGCCTTCCGAGCGGCTCCCTTCACAGCAGCACTCCCGAGAGCCCCGAGCCCGGGCCCGTTCTGGTTACAGACACCCCCGAGGAGAAGTATGGAATAAAGGTCACCTGGAGGAGGCGACGACACCTGTTCATGTAcctcagggagagagggaagctgAGCAGAAGCCAGTTTCTTGTGAAAAACTGACGGGATTTCTCAGACATCAGGCGTCCCAAGAAACTGATGGCTGGTTTTCATCCAGTTGCTCACATCACTTGTCTAGCTCACAAGCAAGGACGTCAGTAGGGTAAAATGGAAGCAACACCAGGAACACCAgtagaaaaaagatattttaactaGAGCTGTGAAGTCATGAGGGAATTCAATTTCcagacttgctttttaaaatatccgGTGCCATAAACAGTTTTTAGTGTCATAAACAGTTCACTTCATGTTTTCCTTGtattaactgttttaaaattttaaatattttaaaactgcttaaaatgtatgtaaataaatgGCTGCAGAAAGTTTTCACAGAAGCCTGCTCCTGACACTAATGCAGCAATACAGCCTCCTTCACAAAGGGGTTTCTTAGTTGTTCCCTGTAACCACTGCTTTTTCAGCCTTCTAATCGCTTCCTTCAAACTAACTCATTCCACGTGTTTGAGTGCCAGCTCTGTGTACAGCTCCCTCCGTGACATGAGGCATGGAAAAACTCGAAGCAAAGTGAGTGTTTGTAGCTGCTGCCTCTGCTCGTCTGCTGAAAGGGCAAGGTTCTGAAGAAAGGGCAGCAAGCCTGTTTTAATGAGTTCAGTGGGATCAGGGGAGATAAGTTACTTCGCGGTGCTATGTTTTCATCTCTTGCTTCCAACTGAAGTAACCTGTAAAAATTAAATAGGGTGGGAAAATGATTTCTTGTCGTAactgtttaaaatgtatgtaaataaatgtgTAATGTTTTCAAATACTACTTTTTATTGTAATTAATGCAGAAGGACTGCCCGGTCAACAAAATGTCTCGATTGTCCTTTCATCCACACAAATAGCATCTCTCTCATTCAACTCCATTTCGTCAGCTTTCAGAACCAAATCTGTGTCAGGTCCAGCCTGAGCCAGACAAGCAGagattatttactttaaaaatgggtGGAGGCTGACCAGCGAGCGCAGTGCCAAGTTCTCTGCCTCTTAGAAACTCAAAACCAGTGTGGAAACACTTGGCCTCGGAATGCTGTAAAGTCAACGTGCGATGACCTTTGACAGGGCGCTCTGTGGAGTCTGTAATGCTGCGTAAGCAAGACTTACTGGATCCAATAGTGGATCTCAGTAGGATACGGGAGTTTGAAGACGGTCGGTAggctgcagagagaggaaggtggAAAAGGTGGTCCGGCGAATGTGCGCGGCCGGTCTAGGACGCTCTAAGACCCTGGGCTGGACCAGGGGAGGCTGTGGGGGGTCCAGTGTGGCTGGGAGCAGACGCATTTGGTTGGGAAGAAACGCTGGGCCGGGCCAGGGATGGTTCGGGGAAGGCCTGGGTGTTGGGAGGGCTGGCCCGCGCGGGAGTGGGCGGAGGTCTGCCAGTCCCCCGGGGCGGCGCCCCCAGGAAGCGCGGTGGGTGGTCTCCGGGTAGGGCCTGCAGGGTGCCGGCGGGCCCAGGCGCTCCGCGGTTAGCTGGGGATGGGCGGCTCCGCCCTTAGCAACCCGCTCGTAGCAACCCTCCCGCGGCGCCTCCGCCCGTAGCAACCTTCCGGGGGAGCGACGGGCTCATGGGCCAATAGGCGGGGACCGACGAGCGCGCGGCGGCCAATGGGCGCGGAGCAGCGGGCGCGCGGGCCAATGGGAGGCGGCGACAGTGTGAGGTGCTGTttcggggcggggcggggcggctaCGCCAGGCTGGCCCCCGCCGCAACGTCCCGGGTGTGGACGCGGCAGCAGCTCTCGGAGCGGCGGGATGGAGGCGTCGCGCTGCCGCCCGGGACCCCGCGGGGACAGGTCAGGAGCGGTGGCGACGGGCAGAAGCCGAAGGGGGTCATGGCGGTCCGGGCGGGAGCCGAGGGGAGCGCGAGGCCTGGGCCGGGGGCGCGGGGGCGGTGG
It encodes:
- the RHNO1 gene encoding RAD9, HUS1, RAD1-interacting nuclear orphan protein 1; translation: MPPRKKRCQTAQKPQLLFHQQPLEGPRHRQGSPQLPVTHARQVPSKPIDHTIVTSWVSPQFDTTAESWFPANHKRHLRAQARHSSRKSATCKFPRLTFESPPSSSRSATPGTPLIRGCPNQPEKDIARRALVPMLSPQSCGELSAPALQNLPYVFTPPDIQTPESSMRGGLVPPEQRGNSLPSGSLHSSTPESPEPGPVLVTDTPEEKYGIKVTWRRRRHLFMYLRERGKLSRSQFLVKN